A single genomic interval of Asterias amurensis chromosome 1, ASM3211899v1 harbors:
- the LOC139946852 gene encoding uncharacterized protein, producing the protein MSKENVQVCEIKEDESTLSKTTNMGNNESSTNGDAQSGASVHEETAGVNKPSSQNRSASVDKQGQVHSVDEDSTRLTCSTEAKQNVVDEVKKNVLDRLTSVPSNNQFDTSLEPSELEPSAKNVITDPHVGHNSHKWVTHETQKSDAARSVQLGQQQSDMETTQTPKDAHQQSINPDFNNLASAGKTPLEGTRSEVKSEADTSDAQRCRSPTQSNHETSNNVCDSSKENKNSSQLMASIGDEKLKQLEQSKSFRSPDAGQTNTIDGRTMAEDSPAANVTERALEAVSDSREPLVNDAAVATEGREQSNVSEMSSAMKNSSDSTSHEYSGHIGIATHARLLEDAVNAPSITAGNTVGEESKQTDGKVVCPDSCDGNEMKQTEQSSGHETETDTVVDSYVASPLLSTSSLSELNLDESVNEDIISSKEKDTLQLSGTVVDDERRKVKKDKKPQEGNSEDNAENSSLFLPDALLDHNFCNNNSKTTQRILQTSDVGDSEKDVAGEALMEAEKTEEGNLCKFVADKQNETSSSQDVSVPGNEISSNNLEKKNIVIASGETAQPPNLDTGDINASIMTDSLKTAVQPNRAKQLPEAITEDLTGGVVLSSRNISESEFGDESNPLAVPEEHVHVDTDAVNDEQSIITLNTSVAANETVETSDDVETSPLEGSNIEESIELSECTLLETSSSDPIIKERTDIATTETSSHTCIPTKQPCQTSSEGPDVQETAGQLTASSLPTESFSQVSFWKCSLPVLALSDLEKVSVGDPNEESNVVSKSATDENINQHHFLVKYNPDFVYARKNLPGSIESLVPSKSSGTEETETLEGGDSPLKFSSNVSMADLENMKGSNASTPSTSSGELGQLMVPLSIMKLRDLHFGAESPSEYFDCRSDLNDSKDNLDDTSSQDMAESIKGSLDLESPSNDQMGVSEEDESTLENESAFQEAEPTLSPESQNGSPKRRARRLASLTREKRKKFTRDREFAEASLQEVTPDTPETTESLVPKVQWGAFIKKLPPMAHLFSFSEKWQTPLKTRSASFDESKHLEHQLLENEMERTEAESVSSANLSLDSAPQPQSEAKRTKVHFDEPPLSESSQSALKRPETLFTFSAKSTPGFPARQRIIRTRSDGRLLHDLSPLFSPNLSPVKSPKALSPWRTSHITPDKERQARLDFKINFKDQANFTGRRLVDWLCSTTVEEKTEDQPSVMSPSSDVRSSTLLLCSSLLDIGVIQPLEAKTGTDKFKMDAMYCWAQHSYPQTYPNGAPVSTSPGKLEPIWPPPKPEEGEAHHGLKYTEAEHQQFVMGLKKEHNLALEKIEMEHELAMFELRGEQAAQLCDLEHQVSTLKSKWMAGETLHSISDMQRRPTVDVGVNTDWMACTRLGLQKQIELFEDIQGSNGEKGAPTPPPPPPMPVGDSMSVHESPTNLDGVPGIPRGVPPPPPPPPPPPSAIPQPPPLPGSIPPPPPPPPGVPGGGPPLPPPLPPPGGGPPPPPPPPGSLIIPPGGSASPLASSTPVTPKGPAKLMIEPTVQMKPLYWSRLQLHKLPSNAQKQSVDTVDTLWGQLEDLPIPSEELEELFCKKMMQKKKPLVDSFIKPKAKKGVKLLDSKRSQAVGIFMSSLHVEMSDISQSVLNMETTVLDLENLESLYEIRHQDDELKTIKAHLAKESDEPLDKPEQFLYELSQIPNFAERVYCMTFQASFKENLTSLRTKLGNVQFVCEVLLTSKGVKKVLGLILAFGNYMNGGNRTRGQADGFGLDILAKLKDVKSQDNKISLLQYIVSYYVDKIDEHAGTEEAVFPLPEPTKVNQAALVKFEDLTKDLNKIKRDLKGCEGKVAKVLKSSAEEHLQPFKDNMDAFLDQAKEDITITEEKLHTTVAKFDHLSSSYCVNPKSNEDLTPNYLFSLWAPLCRDFKDLWKKEQHGIAKKRLREAQEKVKQKQEEKRSSVIIKKSNKKAGGLKAKLAAKASSSTKS; encoded by the exons ATGTCTAAGGAAAATGTGCAAGTCTGTGAAATTAAAGAAGATGAGTCCACTTTGTCGAAAACAACGAACATGGGAAATAACGAAAGCTCCACAAATGGAGATGCTCAGTCTGGAGCATCTGTCCATGAGGAAACTGCAGGTGTGAATAAACCCAGCTCGCAGAACAGATCAGCGAGTGTGGATAAACAAGGCCAAGTACATTCTGTTGATGAAGATTCAACAAGATTGACTTGCTCTACAGAAGCAAAGCAGAACGTTGTTgatgaagttaaaaaaaatgtcctTGACAGGTTAACAAGTGTGCCGAGTAATAATCAATTTGATACATCATTGGAACCATCAGAATTGGAGCCAAGTGCTAAAAATGTAATTACTGATCCACATGTAGGTCACAACAGCCATAAATGGGTCACGCATGAAACCCAAAAGTCTGATGCCGCCAGGAGTGTGCAACTGGGCCAACAGCAGTCGGACATGGAAACAACACAAACCCCAAAAGATGCACACCAGCAATCCATAAACCCAGATTTTAATAATCTTGCCTCAGCTGGAAAAACACCCCTGGAAGGCACCAGGTCGGAGGTTAAATCTGAAGCAGACACTTCTGATGCTCAGAGATGTAGGTCGCCCACCCAGAGTAACCATGAAACTTCCAACAATGTGTGTGATTCAAGTAAAGAGAATAAGAACAGCAGTCAACTGATGGCATCAATAGGAGATGAAAAACTTAAACAGCTGGAACAATCGAAAAGTTTCCGATCACCCGATGCAGGCCAAACAAATACAATTGATGGGAGAACCATGGCGGAAGATTCCCCAGCTGCAAATGTCACGGAAAGAGCACTCGAGGCAGTGAGTGATTCGAGGGAACCACTCGTCAACGATGCTGCCGTGGCTACAGAGGGGCGAGAGCAATCAAATGTGAGTGAAATGTCATCCGCAATGAAAAACAGCTCAGATTCAAcatctcatgaatattcaggTCACATCGGTATTGCTACACATGCAAGATTGCTTGAAGATGCAGTCAATGCACCATCCATTACTGCGGGAAATACTGTCGGTGAGGAAAGCAAACAAACCGATGGAAAGGTTGTATGCCCCGACAGTTGTGATGGAAATGAAATGAAGCAGACAGAGCAGTCTAGCGGACATGAAACTGAGACAGACACAGTTGTAGACAGTTATGTTGCATCTCCTTTACTATCCACTAGTAGTCTTTCCGAATTAAATTTAGATGAATCTGTTAATGAGGACATAATTAGTTCCAAAGAAAAGGATACTTTACAACTGTCCGGGACAGTGGTTGATGATGAGAGGAGGAAAGTCAAAAAAGATAAGAAACCGCAAGAAGGAAACTCTGAGGACAACGCTGAAAATTCATCCCTTTTTCTGCCAGATGCACTCCTCGATCACAATTTCTGCAATAATAACTCTAAAACCACCCAGCGAATTTTACAAACTTCAGATGTCGGGGACTCAGAAAAAGATGTTGCCGGAGAAGCTTTAATGGAGGCAGAGAAAACTGAGGAGGGAAACTTATGCAAATTTGTGGCTGACAAACAAAACGAAACCTCCAGCAGTCAAGATGTTAGTGTTCCCGGTAACGAGATTTCCTCAAACAATTTGGAGaagaaaaacattgtgatagCCTCTGGGGAAACGGCACAGCCTCCTAATTTGGACACTGGAGACATTAATGCAAGTATAATGACAGATTCACTTAAAACCGCAGTGCAACCAAACCGAGCAAAGCAACTCCCTGAAGCAATCACCGAAGATTTAACAGGAGGAGTGGTTTTGTCATCAAGGAATATTAGTGAAAGTGAGTTTGGAGATGAAAGTAACCCATTGGCGGTACCTGaggaacatgtacatgtagacaccGATGCAGTAAATGATGAACAGTCCATAATTACTTTGAATACTTCAGTCGCAGCAAACGAGACTGTTGAAACTTCCGATGACGTTGAAACAAGTCCTTTGGAAGGTTCAAACATAGAAGAATCCATAGAGCTGTCTGAGTGTACTTTATTGGAGACTTCATCCTCTGATCCTATCATCAAAGAACGAACGGACATTGCGACTACAGAAACTtcatcacatacatgtatacccaCTAAACAACCATGTCAAACTTCCAGTGAGGGTCCTGATGTTCAAGAGACAGCTGGGCAACTTACTGCTTCATCTCTTCCAACTGAATCTTTCAGTCAAGTCTCTTTCTGGAAGTGCAGTCTTCCAGTTCTTGCACTCAGTGACCTTGAGAAAGTGTCAGTTGGGGATCCAAATGAAGAATCCAACGTTGTTAGCAAATCTGCCACTGATGAAAACATCAACCAACATCATTTTCTTGTGAAGTACAATCCAGACTTTGTCTATGCACGTAAAAATTTACCAGGCTCCATCGAGAGTCTCGTTCCTTCCAAGTCAAGTGGAACAGAAGAAACTGAGACGTTGGAAGGTGGAGATTCTCCATTGAAGTTTTCTTCCAATGTTAGCATGGCGGACCTGGAGAACATGAAAGGAAGTAACGCGAGTACCCCAAGTACGTCCAGCGGGGAACTCGGTCAGCTAATGGTGCCGCTGTCCATCATGAAGTTGAGGGATTTACATTTTGGTGCTGAGAGCCCCAGCGAGTACTTCGACTGTCGCTCAGACCTGAACGACAGCAAGGATAATCTGGACGATACCTCCAGCCAAGACATGGCGGAATCCATCAAGGGGTCGCTCGATCTTGAGAGTCCAAGTAACGATCAGATGGGAGTCTCGGAAGAAGACGAATCCACTCTTGAAAATGAAAGTGCATTTCAAGAGGCAGAACCAACCTTGTCTCCTGAATCTCAGAACGGATCACCAAAAAGAAGAGCAAGAAGGCTCGCATCTCTCACACGggagaagagaaaaaaattcacaagggacCGAGAATTCGCAGAGGCCTCTCTGCAAGAGGTGACACCCGACACTCCTGAAACGACAGAGTCCTTGGTACCCAAGGTACAGTGGGGTGCCTTCATAAAGAAACTCCCACCGATGGCGCACCTTTTCTCCTTCTCGGAGAAATGGCAAACCCCTTTAAAGACGAGATCCGCTTCCTTTGATGAGTCTAAACACCTAGAGCATCAGCTGTTAGAAAACGAAATGGAACGAACCGAAGCAGAGTCTGTTTCCTCTGCCAACCTTTCTTTGGATTCAGCCCCGCAGCCACAGAGCGAGGCGAAACGGACCAAGGTACATTTCGACGAGCCTCCTTTATCCGAATCCTCCCAATCAGCTCTTAAGAGACCAGAGACTTTATTCACATTTTCAGCGAAATCTACCCCTGGATTTCCAGCGCGACAGAGGATTATACGCACCAGGTCAGACGGACGTCTGCTGCATGACCTCTCACCCCTATTCTCACCTAATCTCTCACCAGTGAAGAGTCCCAAGGCTTTGTCCCCATGGAGGACATCGCACATCACCCCTGACAAGGAGAGACAGGCTAGACTGGACTTCAAGATTAATTTCAAAGATCAAGCCAATTTCACAG gtCGTAGATTGGTAGATTGGCTTTGTTCAACGACAGTAGAGGAGAAAACTGAGGATCAGCCATCCGTCATGTCTCCTTCTTCTGATGTCCGTTCATCAACTCTGCTTCTCTGTAGTAGCTTGCTGGACATTGGTGTCATCCAACCCCTTGAGGCCAAGACAGGCACCGACAAATTCAAG ATGGACGCAATGTATTGCTGGGCCCAGCACTCTTACCCTCAGACCTACCCTAATGGGGCACCTGTTTCAACCTCTCCGGGTAAGCTGGAGCCCATCTGGCCCCCGCCCAAACCAGAGGAAGGAGAAGCTCATCACGGACTCAAGTACACAGAAGCAG AGCATCAACAGTTTGTCATGGGACTGAAGAAAGAGCACAACCTGGCCCTGGAGAAGATAGAG ATGGAGCACGAGCTGGCTATGTTTGAGCTACGTGGGGAGCAAGCAGCCCAGCTCTGTGACCTAGAACACCAAGTGTCTACCCTCAAGAGCAAGTGGATGGCAGGAGAGACCCTTCACTCAATCAGCGACATGCAGAGAAGGCCAACAGTGGACGTTGGTGTTAACACAGACTGGATGGCGTGCACCAGGCTCGGCCTGCAAAAGCAAATCGAACTCTTTGAAGACATCCAAGGATCAAACGGGGAGAAAGGGGCACcaacccctcccccacccccaccaaTGCCTGTAGGGGACTCTATGAGTGTTCATGAATCACCTACGAACCTTGACGGAGTGCCTGGGATACCCAGAGGTGtcccaccgccaccgccaccccctccccctccgcCCTCAGCAATACCACAGCCACCACCACTCCCAGGCAGTATACCCCCAcctccacccccacccccaggGGTACCGGGTGGAGGGCCACCCCTACCCCCACCATTACCACCACCGGGTGGTGGACCCCCTCCTCCCCCTCCACCTCCAGGCAGTTTAATTATTCCCCCTGGAGGATCTGCTTCCCCGTTAGCTTCCAGCACCCCAGTCACGCCAAAGGGACCCGCTAAGCTGATGATAGAACCAACAGTGCAAATGAAGCCATTATACTGGAGCAGGCTGCAGCTGCATAAATTACCTTCCAACGCCCAGAAACAAAG TGTGGACACTGTGGACACTCTATGGGGTCAGCTAGAAGATCTTCCCATCCCATCTGAGGAGCTTGAAGAACTGTTCTGCAAGAAGATGATGCAGAAGAAGAAGCCATTGGTAGACTCCTTCATCAAACCAAAAGCAAAAAAG GGTGTGAAATTACTAGACAGTAAGCGTTCCCAAGCCGTCGGGATCTTCATGTCGAGTCTTCACGTGGAGATGTCTGATATCAGTCAGTCTGTCCTCAATATGGAAACAACCGTCTTAGATCTGGAAAACTTGGAGTCTCTTTATGAAATC AGACATCAAGATGATGAGTTGAAGACCATCAAAGCCCATTTGGCCAAAGAATCGGACGAACCCCTGGACAAACCAGAACA ATTTCTGTATGAGCTCTCCCAGATACCGAACTTTGCTGAGAGAGTTTACTGCATGACCTTCCAGGCTTCATTCAAAGAAAACCTGACGTCGTTGAGAACCAAGCTCGGCAATGTTCAATTTGTGTGTGAG GTTCTATTGACCAGCAAGGGAGTGAAGAAGGTTCTAGGTCTGATTCTTGCATTTGGTAACTACATGAATGGAGGGAACCGGACCAGGGGCCAGGCTGATGGCTTCGGTCTGGATATTCTTGCTAAGCTCAAAGACGTCAAGAGCCAG GATAACAAGATCTCTCTACTTCAGTACATCGTCTCCTACTATGTGGATAAAATTGATGAG CATGCTGGGACAGAGGAGGCGGTATTCCCCCTACCAGAACCAACAAAGGTCAACCAAGCTGCACTGGTGAAGTTTGAAGATCTTACAAAAGATCTCAACAAAATCAAGAGAGATCTCAAAG GTTGTGAAGGTAAAGTTGCCAAAGTCTTAAAGAGCTCTGCCGAGGAACATCTTCAGCCCTTCAAGGACAACATGGACGCTTTCTTGGATCAGGCCAAGGAAGATATCACTATAACAGAAGAGAAACTTCATACGACGGTTGCCAA GTTTGACCATCTCTCGTCGTCTTACTGCGTCAACCCTAAGAGTAACGAAGACCTCACCCCTAATTATCTATTCAGTCTCTGGGCTCCCTTATGCAGAGACTTCAAAGATCTCTGGAAGAAAGAACAGCATGGCATTGCCAAGAAAAG